One Nocardioides aromaticivorans genomic window carries:
- a CDS encoding APC family permease, whose amino-acid sequence MSDTVRPTELAAEQQALLHRTLGRFDIIFLLIAAVVGLETLGQVSTYGAEAFTWALVLAVFFLVPYGLIFAETGAAFSEEGGAYTWVRDAFGRPAAAVASLLNWVTQPVWVGGSMSFLAAETVSTYITPMTPGSFADYAFKLVFIWITVLAAVVSLQKGKWLPTSGAVLKIAVLVFFVLTTVIYAAQHGVGGLGLGDFSPTLLGLFGSVPLLLFAYLGFESGNSAAGEMENPARDVPVSILRSCATAAFCYLVPILAILIVVPQDEITGIGGFLDAVKTVFSVYGDAADPLLKVTAIVVVYVLMSQGSAWMIISDRMQAMTAADGSFFGGFFGRFHPGLGTPVRVNMLSGVTATVFMLVAMQVSGTGGAIFGVVLTISISTFLLAYLFVIPAAIRLRTMYPDVERPFRVPLSDRGFALLGWIAFAWIVLGSWVAVFPGTLEWVFGLDYSFEDYWGVSQGTFEAFTLGTLAVIGALGAIGYVCGRPVRAGGTPSSNPDSNPDSNPDSNPDSNPDSPDDRIKEPVR is encoded by the coding sequence ATGTCCGACACCGTCCGTCCCACGGAGCTCGCCGCCGAGCAGCAGGCCCTCCTGCATCGCACCCTCGGCCGCTTCGACATCATCTTCCTGCTCATCGCGGCCGTCGTCGGCCTCGAGACGCTCGGCCAGGTCTCCACGTACGGCGCCGAGGCGTTCACCTGGGCCCTCGTCCTCGCCGTGTTCTTCCTGGTGCCCTACGGGCTGATCTTCGCCGAGACCGGTGCTGCCTTCAGCGAGGAGGGCGGCGCCTACACCTGGGTCCGTGACGCCTTCGGGCGCCCGGCCGCCGCGGTCGCGTCCCTGCTCAACTGGGTCACCCAGCCCGTGTGGGTCGGCGGCTCGATGTCCTTCCTCGCGGCCGAGACCGTCAGCACCTACATCACGCCGATGACGCCCGGCTCGTTCGCCGACTACGCCTTCAAGCTCGTGTTCATCTGGATCACCGTGCTCGCCGCCGTCGTCAGCCTCCAGAAGGGCAAGTGGCTGCCGACCAGCGGCGCGGTCCTCAAGATCGCGGTGCTCGTCTTCTTCGTGCTGACCACGGTGATCTATGCCGCCCAGCACGGCGTCGGCGGACTGGGCCTGGGCGACTTCAGCCCGACCCTGCTCGGGCTCTTCGGCTCGGTCCCGCTGCTCCTGTTCGCCTACCTCGGCTTCGAGTCCGGCAACAGCGCGGCCGGCGAGATGGAGAACCCCGCCCGCGACGTACCCGTCTCGATCCTGCGGTCCTGCGCCACGGCGGCCTTCTGCTACCTGGTGCCGATCCTCGCGATCCTGATCGTGGTGCCCCAGGACGAGATCACCGGCATCGGCGGCTTCCTCGACGCGGTGAAGACCGTGTTCTCCGTGTACGGCGACGCGGCGGACCCGCTGCTCAAGGTCACCGCGATCGTGGTCGTCTACGTGCTGATGAGCCAGGGCTCGGCGTGGATGATCATCTCCGACCGCATGCAGGCGATGACCGCCGCCGACGGGTCGTTCTTCGGCGGCTTCTTCGGCCGCTTCCACCCCGGCCTCGGCACCCCGGTGCGCGTCAACATGCTGTCCGGCGTCACGGCGACGGTGTTCATGCTCGTGGCGATGCAGGTCTCCGGCACGGGCGGCGCGATCTTCGGCGTGGTGCTGACGATCTCGATCTCCACGTTCCTGCTCGCCTACCTCTTCGTCATCCCGGCGGCGATCCGGTTGCGCACGATGTACCCCGACGTGGAGCGGCCCTTCCGGGTGCCGCTGTCCGACCGCGGGTTCGCGCTGCTCGGCTGGATCGCGTTCGCCTGGATCGTCCTCGGCTCCTGGGTCGCCGTCTTCCCCGGCACCCTCGAGTGGGTCTTCGGCCTCGACTACTCGTTCGAGGACTACTGGGGCGTGTCCCAGGGGACCTTCGAGGCCTTCACCCTCGGCACCCTCGCCGTGATCGGCGCCCTCGGCGCCATCGGCTACGTGTGCGGCCGCCCGGTCCGCGCCGGCGGCACCCCCAGCAGCAACCCCGACAGCAACCCCGACAGCAACCCCGACAGCAACCCCGACAGCAACCCCGACAGCCCCGACGACCGCATCAAGGAACCCGTCCGATGA
- a CDS encoding TetR/AcrR family transcriptional regulator translates to MARRKDQAARREHLISATLETIATHGLAGATMKNIAETAGISPRLVAYYYPEFEGLIEAAHQAATDRYYWSRQRDIEGDLAPAEKLARLMHSGLPRGKDLLLSQVLDEISVSASRSPMHATLMTLLFDREVSLYTSVLEVGAALGEFTLTDSADVIARNFVTLEDALGLHLLAHNSSITLERAEQQLASYAFSATGARITPKAPADAPTSPPKS, encoded by the coding sequence ATGGCACGACGCAAGGACCAGGCCGCCCGGCGCGAGCACCTCATCTCGGCGACCCTCGAGACGATCGCGACGCACGGCCTGGCCGGGGCGACGATGAAGAACATCGCCGAGACCGCGGGCATCTCCCCCCGCCTGGTCGCCTACTACTACCCCGAGTTCGAGGGGCTCATCGAGGCCGCACACCAGGCCGCGACCGACCGCTACTACTGGTCCCGGCAGCGCGACATCGAGGGCGACCTCGCCCCCGCCGAGAAGCTCGCCCGCCTCATGCACTCCGGCCTCCCCCGCGGGAAGGACCTGCTGCTCAGCCAGGTCCTCGACGAGATCTCGGTCAGCGCGAGCCGCAGCCCGATGCACGCCACGCTGATGACCCTGCTCTTCGACCGCGAGGTCTCGCTCTACACCTCCGTCCTCGAGGTGGGCGCGGCGCTCGGCGAGTTCACCCTCACCGACTCCGCCGACGTGATCGCCCGCAACTTCGTCACCCTCGAGGACGCGCTCGGCCTGCACCTGCTCGCGCACAACTCGTCGATCACCCTCGAGCGCGCCGAGCAGCAGCTGGCCAGCTACGCCTTCTCCGCGACCGGCGCCCGCATCACCCCGAAGGCACCCGCCGACGCGCCGACATCCCCTCCGAAGAGCTGA
- a CDS encoding aldehyde dehydrogenase family protein produces MRTHQDWIAEAAKATLHTRPFIGGGFVEAGEETFENRNPANGALLAQVADAGEAGVDRAVRAARATFEAGTWSRAGVAERRAKMLRFADLLAEHAAELAVLDSLDMGKRVVDAHDLDLPFSVNLFRYYAEAIDKVNDEVAPTPPGTTALIRRVPLGVVGAVVPWNYPVDMLAWKVAPAMAAGNSVVLKPAEQSPSSALRIAELAAEAGIPDGVLNVVPGLGETTGRALGLHPDVDVLAFTGSTEVGRYFLQYAGQSNLKQVWLECGGKSPHLVFADADDLAAAAKATAFGIWFNQGAVCSAHSRVLVQREVHEEFVALVAAEAAAYTPGDPLDPAAGMGAVVSPEQTDGIMRFIDGARAAGSRLVTGGERITRDGSDCYVQPTVFDGVDPASELAREEVFGPVLAITPFDSEDEAVALANGTAYGLAASVATGSLRRAHRLADRIHAGTVTVNGVDAFSAWTPFGGFKGSGFGRDLSLHALDKYVGLKTVWINH; encoded by the coding sequence GTGCGCACTCACCAGGACTGGATCGCGGAGGCCGCCAAGGCCACGCTCCACACCCGCCCGTTCATCGGCGGCGGCTTCGTCGAGGCAGGGGAGGAGACCTTCGAGAACCGCAACCCGGCCAACGGCGCGCTGCTGGCCCAGGTCGCCGACGCCGGGGAGGCCGGTGTCGACCGGGCCGTCCGCGCCGCCCGCGCCACCTTCGAGGCCGGGACCTGGAGCCGCGCCGGGGTCGCTGAGCGCCGCGCGAAGATGCTGCGCTTCGCCGACCTGCTGGCCGAGCACGCCGCCGAGCTCGCGGTGCTCGACTCGCTCGACATGGGCAAGCGGGTCGTCGACGCGCACGACCTCGACCTTCCGTTCTCGGTCAACCTGTTCCGCTACTACGCCGAGGCGATCGACAAGGTCAACGACGAGGTCGCGCCCACCCCGCCGGGCACCACCGCGCTGATCCGCCGCGTCCCGCTCGGCGTCGTCGGCGCGGTCGTGCCGTGGAACTACCCCGTCGACATGCTCGCCTGGAAGGTCGCCCCGGCGATGGCCGCCGGCAACAGCGTCGTGCTCAAGCCCGCCGAGCAGTCGCCGTCGTCGGCGCTGCGGATCGCCGAGCTCGCCGCCGAGGCCGGCATCCCCGACGGTGTCCTCAACGTGGTCCCCGGGCTCGGCGAGACCACGGGCCGGGCACTGGGCCTGCACCCCGACGTCGACGTGCTCGCCTTCACCGGCTCCACCGAGGTCGGCCGCTACTTCCTGCAGTACGCCGGCCAGTCGAACCTCAAGCAGGTCTGGCTCGAGTGCGGCGGCAAGAGCCCGCACCTCGTCTTCGCCGACGCCGACGACCTGGCAGCCGCCGCGAAGGCGACCGCCTTCGGCATCTGGTTCAACCAGGGCGCCGTGTGCTCCGCCCACTCGCGCGTCCTCGTCCAGCGCGAGGTGCACGAGGAGTTCGTCGCGTTGGTCGCCGCCGAGGCTGCGGCGTACACGCCGGGGGACCCGCTGGACCCGGCCGCCGGCATGGGCGCGGTCGTCTCGCCGGAGCAGACCGACGGCATCATGCGCTTCATCGACGGCGCCCGTGCCGCGGGCTCGCGCCTGGTGACGGGCGGGGAGCGGATCACCCGCGACGGCAGCGACTGCTACGTCCAGCCCACCGTCTTCGACGGCGTCGACCCGGCCTCCGAGCTCGCGCGCGAGGAGGTCTTCGGCCCGGTCCTCGCGATCACCCCGTTCGACAGCGAGGACGAGGCGGTCGCGCTCGCCAACGGCACCGCCTACGGCCTCGCCGCCTCGGTCGCCACCGGCAGCCTGCGTCGCGCGCACCGCCTCGCCGACCGGATCCACGCCGGCACGGTCACCGTCAACGGCGTCGACGCCTTCAGCGCGTGGACGCCCTTCGGAGGGTTCAAGGGCTCCGGCTTCGGTCGCGACCTGTCCCTCCACGCCCTCGACAAGTACGTCGGTCTCAAGACCGTCTGGATCAACCACTGA
- a CDS encoding oxidoreductase has translation MTSPYDILFEPVQIGPVTAKNRFYQVPHCNGMGYRDPSAQASMRRIKAEGGWSVVCTEQVEIHATSDIAPFIELRIWDDQDLPALKRIADAIHEGGGLAGIELAHNGMNAPNQLSRETPLGPQHLPVAPDTIAPVQARAMTTQDIADLRRWHRNAVRRSLEAGYDIVYVYGAHGYGAPHHFLSRRYNNRTDEYGGSLENRMRLLKELIEDTLEECAGRAAVACRITVEEEIDGGITREDIEGVLRELGELPDLWDFAMGSWEGDSVTSRFAPEGRQEEFVAGLKKLTTKPVVGVGRFTSPDAMVRQVKAGILDLIGAARPSIADPFLPNKIRDGRLNLIRECIGCNICVSGDLTMSPIRCTQNPSMGEEWRRGWHPERIRAKESDSQVLVVGAGPAGLEAARALGVRGYDVALVEARRELGGRVGQESALPGLSAWGRVKEYREAALAELPNVEIYRESPMSADDIAEFGFQHVLVATGSTWRTDGVARFHTTPLPIAEGAQVLGPDDIFAGRLPSGRKVVVYDDDHYYLGGVIAELLAQQGHEVSIVTPGSQVSAWTNNTFEVNRIQRRLIENGVTRVTDHAVVSVGVGGVTVRDVYAGAERELDCDAVVMVTARLPKEELYLELVGRRDAGELLSVRGIGDAWAPGTIAAAVWSGRRAAEEFDAQLPSNDVVPFRREVTQLA, from the coding sequence ATGACCTCGCCCTACGACATCCTCTTCGAGCCGGTCCAGATCGGGCCGGTCACCGCGAAGAACCGCTTCTACCAGGTGCCCCACTGCAACGGCATGGGCTACCGCGACCCCAGCGCGCAGGCCTCGATGCGCAGGATCAAGGCCGAGGGCGGCTGGTCGGTCGTCTGCACCGAGCAGGTCGAGATCCACGCGACCTCTGACATCGCGCCCTTCATCGAGCTGCGGATCTGGGACGACCAGGACCTGCCTGCCCTGAAGCGGATCGCCGACGCGATCCACGAGGGCGGGGGACTGGCCGGCATCGAGCTGGCGCACAACGGCATGAACGCGCCGAACCAGCTCAGCCGCGAGACCCCGCTCGGGCCGCAGCACCTGCCCGTCGCCCCCGACACGATCGCGCCCGTCCAGGCCCGTGCGATGACCACGCAGGACATCGCCGACCTGCGGCGCTGGCACCGCAACGCCGTACGCCGGTCGCTGGAGGCGGGCTACGACATCGTCTACGTGTACGGCGCCCACGGCTACGGCGCCCCGCACCACTTCCTCTCGCGGCGCTACAACAACCGCACCGACGAGTACGGCGGCTCCCTCGAGAACCGCATGCGGCTGCTCAAGGAGCTCATCGAGGACACCCTCGAGGAGTGCGCCGGCCGCGCCGCCGTGGCCTGCCGGATCACGGTCGAGGAGGAGATCGACGGCGGCATCACCCGCGAGGACATCGAGGGCGTGCTGCGTGAGCTCGGCGAGCTCCCCGACCTGTGGGACTTCGCGATGGGCAGCTGGGAGGGCGACTCGGTCACCTCGCGGTTCGCTCCCGAGGGGCGCCAGGAGGAGTTCGTCGCAGGCCTGAAGAAGCTGACGACCAAGCCGGTCGTCGGCGTCGGGCGCTTCACCTCGCCGGACGCGATGGTGCGCCAGGTCAAGGCCGGCATCCTCGACCTGATCGGTGCCGCGCGCCCGTCGATCGCCGACCCGTTCCTGCCGAACAAGATCCGCGACGGCCGGCTCAACCTGATCCGCGAGTGCATCGGCTGCAACATCTGCGTCTCCGGCGACCTGACGATGTCGCCGATCCGCTGCACCCAGAACCCGAGCATGGGGGAGGAGTGGCGCCGCGGCTGGCACCCCGAGCGGATCCGCGCGAAGGAGAGCGACAGCCAGGTGCTCGTCGTCGGCGCCGGCCCCGCCGGTCTCGAGGCCGCGCGTGCCCTCGGCGTCCGCGGGTACGACGTCGCGCTGGTCGAGGCCCGCCGCGAGCTCGGCGGCCGCGTCGGCCAGGAGTCGGCCCTGCCGGGCCTGTCCGCCTGGGGCCGGGTCAAGGAGTACCGCGAGGCCGCCCTCGCCGAGCTCCCCAACGTGGAGATCTACCGCGAGAGCCCGATGAGCGCCGACGACATCGCGGAGTTCGGCTTCCAGCACGTGCTGGTCGCCACCGGCTCCACGTGGCGCACCGACGGCGTCGCCCGCTTCCACACCACGCCGCTCCCGATCGCCGAGGGCGCACAGGTGCTCGGCCCCGACGACATCTTCGCCGGGCGGCTGCCGTCCGGGCGGAAGGTCGTCGTGTACGACGACGACCACTACTACCTGGGCGGCGTCATCGCCGAGCTGCTCGCCCAGCAGGGCCACGAGGTCTCGATCGTCACCCCGGGCTCGCAGGTCTCGGCGTGGACCAACAACACCTTCGAGGTCAACCGCATCCAGCGCCGCCTCATCGAGAACGGCGTCACCCGGGTGACCGACCACGCGGTCGTCTCGGTGGGAGTCGGCGGGGTGACGGTCCGCGACGTGTACGCCGGCGCCGAGCGCGAGCTCGACTGCGACGCCGTCGTCATGGTCACCGCCCGCCTGCCCAAGGAGGAGCTCTACCTCGAGCTCGTCGGGCGTCGCGACGCCGGTGAGCTGCTCTCGGTCCGCGGCATCGGCGACGCCTGGGCCCCCGGCACCATCGCCGCCGCCGTCTGGTCCGGTCGTCGCGCCGCGGAGGAGTTCGACGCGCAGCTGCCGTCCAACGACGTCGTACCCTTCCGGCGAGAGGTCACCCAGCTGGCGTGA
- a CDS encoding DUF1028 domain-containing protein: MTFSVLGTDGKGAVGIAVTSSSPAVAARCIHLRPGVGGASSQNITDPRLGTELLDALASGLDARAALAAVTQDREHIEHRQLTVLGLDGAGAAFSGSGSLGVHHHVVAPDVVAAGNLLAGTAVVDAVAAAFTTATGELEERLLAALEAGLAAGGEAGPVRSAGLSVVRDVAWRVTDLRVDWSDRPIEDLRDLVKVWLPQRDDYVTRGIDPTSAPSYGVPGDE, encoded by the coding sequence GTGACCTTCTCCGTCCTCGGCACCGACGGCAAGGGCGCCGTCGGCATCGCCGTGACCTCGTCCAGCCCGGCGGTCGCCGCGCGGTGCATCCACCTGCGTCCCGGGGTCGGGGGCGCCTCCTCGCAGAACATCACCGACCCGCGCCTGGGCACCGAGCTCCTCGACGCCCTCGCCAGCGGGCTCGACGCCCGGGCCGCCCTCGCGGCGGTCACCCAGGACCGCGAGCACATCGAGCACCGTCAGCTGACGGTGCTCGGCCTCGACGGAGCGGGCGCCGCGTTCAGCGGCAGCGGCTCGCTCGGGGTCCACCACCACGTCGTTGCGCCCGACGTGGTGGCGGCCGGCAACCTGCTGGCCGGTACGGCGGTCGTGGACGCCGTCGCCGCGGCGTTCACGACCGCGACCGGCGAGCTCGAGGAGCGGCTGCTGGCCGCGCTCGAGGCCGGACTGGCCGCGGGCGGCGAGGCGGGGCCGGTCCGCTCGGCCGGGCTGTCCGTCGTCCGCGACGTCGCGTGGCGCGTCACCGACCTGCGGGTCGACTGGAGCGACCGGCCCATCGAGGATCTGCGCGACCTCGTGAAGGTCTGGCTGCCGCAGCGTGACGACTACGTCACCCGCGGCATCGACCCCACCTCCGCGCCGTCGTACGGCGTGCCCGGGGACGAGTGA
- a CDS encoding RidA family protein, giving the protein METNKSIVVGGHTRIRPFNTSVTYPEQNLDNDLCQAVRAGNTVYVRGQIGQDLDTSESVGIGDVEAQTEQAMANIKMLLEEAGAEMEHLVKLTIYIVDPRYREVVYRTIGRWTKGVHPISTGLVISALARPEWLVEVDAIAVIPEGTK; this is encoded by the coding sequence GTGGAGACCAACAAGAGCATCGTCGTCGGCGGACACACCCGCATCCGCCCGTTCAACACCAGCGTGACCTACCCGGAGCAGAACCTCGACAACGACCTGTGCCAGGCCGTCCGCGCGGGCAACACCGTCTACGTGCGCGGCCAGATCGGCCAGGACCTCGACACCAGCGAGTCCGTCGGCATCGGCGACGTCGAGGCGCAGACCGAGCAGGCGATGGCGAACATCAAGATGCTGCTCGAGGAGGCCGGCGCCGAGATGGAGCACCTGGTCAAGCTCACCATCTACATCGTCGACCCGCGCTACCGCGAGGTCGTCTACCGGACGATCGGTCGCTGGACGAAGGGCGTCCACCCGATCTCCACCGGCCTGGTGATCTCCGCCCTGGCCCGCCCGGAGTGGCTCGTCGAGGTCGACGCGATCGCCGTCATCCCCGAGGGGACCAAGTGA
- a CDS encoding aspartate ammonia-lyase gives MTALDAPLTNADAPLTRTEQDSLGPFEVPATAYWGVHTARAVRNFPISGTPVGAHRQLVAALGAVKLAAARANHELGLLDDRRYDAIAAAAQEVRDGALDDQFVVDVIQGGAGTSTNMNANEVVANRALEILGLPFGSYDEVHPLDHVNRCQSTNDVYPTAVRLALVAAIDGLAVATEALADSFARKATEFRAIPKIGRTQLQDAVPMTVGQELGAFATTLREELARLADSRALLCEINLGATAIGTGITAHPDYRRRAVQHLADITGLPVVGAGDLVEATSDTGAFVQVSSVLKRIVVKASKICNDLRLLGSGPQAGLAELQLPARQAGSSIMPGKVNPVIPEMVNQVAFWVIGNDLTVTMAAEAGQLQLNAFEPVMGHGLLQGFTWTAAAFDSLRELCVDGITVDPAKLAASAAANAGLATALTPLLGYARSAEIAKAALSGAGAVRDLALATGGLDPAVLDALLRPEALANLDASGAGES, from the coding sequence ATGACCGCACTCGACGCTCCGCTGACCAACGCCGACGCTCCGCTGACTCGCACCGAGCAGGACTCGCTCGGCCCCTTCGAGGTGCCCGCGACCGCGTACTGGGGCGTGCACACCGCCCGCGCCGTGCGGAACTTCCCGATCAGCGGCACGCCCGTCGGAGCGCACCGCCAGCTCGTCGCCGCCCTCGGCGCGGTGAAGCTCGCCGCCGCCCGCGCCAACCACGAGCTCGGCCTCCTCGACGACCGTCGGTACGACGCCATCGCGGCCGCCGCGCAGGAGGTCCGCGATGGGGCGCTCGACGACCAGTTCGTCGTCGACGTCATCCAGGGCGGCGCCGGCACGTCGACCAACATGAACGCCAACGAGGTCGTCGCCAACCGGGCCCTGGAGATCCTCGGCCTGCCGTTCGGCAGCTACGACGAGGTCCACCCGCTCGACCACGTGAACCGCTGCCAGTCGACGAACGACGTCTACCCGACCGCCGTACGGCTCGCGCTCGTGGCCGCGATCGACGGGCTCGCGGTGGCGACCGAGGCGCTGGCCGACTCCTTCGCGCGCAAGGCGACCGAGTTCCGCGCCATCCCGAAGATCGGGCGCACGCAGCTGCAGGACGCGGTCCCGATGACGGTCGGCCAGGAGCTCGGCGCGTTCGCGACGACGCTGCGCGAGGAGCTCGCGCGGCTGGCCGACTCGCGCGCGCTGCTCTGCGAGATCAACCTCGGCGCGACGGCGATCGGCACCGGCATCACCGCCCACCCCGACTACCGGCGGCGCGCCGTGCAGCACCTCGCCGACATCACCGGCCTGCCCGTCGTGGGCGCCGGCGACCTCGTCGAGGCCACCAGCGACACCGGTGCCTTCGTCCAGGTCTCCAGCGTGCTGAAGCGGATCGTCGTCAAGGCGTCGAAGATCTGCAACGACCTGCGGCTGCTGGGCTCCGGCCCGCAGGCCGGTCTCGCCGAGCTGCAGCTCCCGGCCCGCCAGGCCGGGTCGAGCATCATGCCCGGCAAGGTCAACCCGGTCATCCCCGAGATGGTCAACCAGGTCGCGTTCTGGGTGATCGGCAACGACCTCACCGTCACGATGGCGGCCGAGGCCGGCCAGCTGCAGCTCAACGCGTTCGAGCCGGTCATGGGCCACGGCCTGCTCCAGGGCTTCACCTGGACCGCCGCCGCCTTCGACTCGCTGCGCGAGCTGTGCGTCGACGGCATCACGGTCGACCCGGCCAAGCTGGCCGCGTCGGCGGCCGCCAACGCCGGCCTCGCCACCGCACTCACCCCGCTGCTCGGCTACGCCCGCTCCGCGGAGATCGCCAAGG
- a CDS encoding M20 family metallopeptidase has translation MTTTSTTASTTASTTMRQRAATTVTGDAERLIRLSEQLHANPETGWQEHNSSRWVAESLEEAGFTVTPAYLGLDTAFLATFGSGPFRLGLCAEYDALPGLGHACGHNLISAITVGAARALAPLADAAGLTIEVYGTPAEEGGGGKIELLERGAFAGLDLAMMAHPAPVDVAEAEPFAVSHSHVEFRGKAAHAAAYPEQGVNAADAFTIAQVAIGLLRQQLPPTVRVHGVMTNGGEAPNAIPALTEGRWYVRAESLAQLAETEEKVWRCFEAGALATGATLTVEPESKPYAEFRTFAPALASYRRNAEELGRVFDDHSPARRMNRASTDMGNVSQVVNAIHPYVGINSGTALNHQPEFAAHCVGGDAEKAILDAATALAWTALDVAGEATAR, from the coding sequence GTGACCACCACCTCGACCACCGCCTCGACCACCGCCTCGACCACCATGAGGCAGCGCGCCGCGACCACCGTCACCGGCGACGCGGAGCGGCTGATCCGCCTCTCCGAGCAGCTGCACGCGAACCCCGAGACCGGCTGGCAGGAGCACAACTCCTCACGCTGGGTCGCGGAGTCCCTCGAGGAGGCCGGGTTCACCGTCACCCCGGCCTACCTCGGGCTGGACACCGCCTTCCTGGCGACCTTCGGCAGCGGCCCCTTCCGCCTCGGTCTCTGCGCCGAGTACGACGCCCTGCCGGGCCTGGGCCACGCCTGCGGCCACAACCTGATCTCCGCCATCACGGTCGGCGCCGCCCGCGCGCTGGCCCCGCTGGCCGATGCCGCGGGGTTGACGATCGAGGTCTACGGCACCCCCGCCGAGGAGGGTGGCGGCGGCAAGATCGAGCTCCTCGAGCGCGGTGCCTTCGCCGGGCTCGACCTCGCGATGATGGCGCACCCCGCACCCGTCGACGTGGCGGAGGCCGAGCCCTTCGCCGTGTCGCACTCGCACGTCGAGTTCCGCGGCAAGGCGGCCCACGCGGCGGCCTACCCCGAGCAGGGCGTCAACGCCGCCGACGCGTTCACCATCGCCCAGGTCGCAATCGGCCTGCTCCGCCAGCAGCTGCCGCCGACCGTGCGGGTGCACGGCGTGATGACCAACGGGGGAGAGGCGCCCAACGCGATCCCCGCCCTGACCGAGGGCCGCTGGTACGTCCGTGCCGAGAGCCTCGCCCAGCTCGCCGAGACCGAGGAGAAGGTCTGGCGCTGCTTCGAGGCCGGTGCCCTCGCGACCGGCGCGACGCTCACGGTCGAGCCCGAGAGCAAGCCGTACGCCGAGTTCCGCACGTTCGCGCCCGCGCTGGCGTCGTACCGGCGCAACGCGGAGGAGCTGGGCCGCGTCTTCGACGACCACTCGCCCGCCCGCCGGATGAACCGCGCGTCGACCGACATGGGCAACGTGTCCCAGGTCGTGAACGCGATCCACCCCTACGTCGGCATCAACTCGGGGACCGCCCTCAACCACCAGCCCGAGTTCGCCGCGCACTGTGTCGGCGGGGACGCCGAGAAGGCGATCCTCGACGCCGCCACCGCGCTGGCCTGGACCGCGCTCGACGTCGCCGGGGAGGCGACCGCACGATGA
- a CDS encoding flavin-containing monooxygenase gives MTNEQIEVLVVGAGQAGVAMSEHLSDNGVPHLVLERDRIAERWRTMRWDSLVANGPAWHDRFPGMEFQDVAGDEFATKDQVAGYFEAYAEKINAPIRTGVEVTSVTRHEGRPGFRVETSDGVIDARYVVAATGPFQRPVIPPIVPESADVVQIHSSDYRNPAQLPEGNVLVVGAGSSGVQIADELQRSGRQVHLSVGPHDRPPRSYRGRDFCWWLGVLNLWDLETPPAGAEHVTIAVSGARGGHTVDFRALAGIGIQLVGLTDAYDDGVLTFRDDLAANITAGDANYLALLQAADAYVERNGLDLPEEPQAHILGPDPEAALDPLLAVDLAEAGITSIVWATGFALDYGWLQVDAFDETGRPAHRRGVSSEPGVYFLGLPWLSRRGSSFIWGVWHDAKHIAGHIATQRSYLTYDS, from the coding sequence ATGACCAACGAACAGATCGAGGTCCTCGTCGTCGGCGCCGGCCAGGCCGGTGTGGCGATGAGCGAGCACCTGAGTGACAACGGCGTACCGCACCTCGTGCTCGAGCGCGACCGGATCGCCGAGCGCTGGCGCACCATGCGCTGGGACTCCCTCGTCGCCAACGGTCCCGCCTGGCACGACCGCTTCCCCGGCATGGAGTTCCAGGACGTCGCCGGCGACGAGTTCGCGACCAAGGACCAGGTCGCCGGCTACTTCGAGGCCTACGCCGAGAAGATCAACGCCCCGATCCGGACCGGCGTCGAGGTCACCTCCGTCACCCGGCACGAGGGCCGCCCCGGCTTCCGCGTGGAGACCTCCGACGGCGTCATCGACGCCCGGTACGTCGTCGCCGCCACCGGGCCGTTCCAGCGCCCCGTGATCCCGCCGATCGTCCCGGAGTCCGCCGACGTCGTCCAGATCCACTCCAGCGACTACCGCAACCCGGCGCAGCTGCCCGAGGGCAACGTCCTCGTCGTCGGCGCCGGCTCCTCCGGCGTGCAGATCGCCGACGAGCTGCAGCGCTCGGGCCGGCAGGTCCACCTCTCCGTGGGCCCGCACGACCGTCCGCCGCGCAGCTACCGCGGCCGCGACTTCTGCTGGTGGCTCGGCGTCCTCAACCTCTGGGACCTCGAGACCCCGCCGGCCGGCGCCGAGCACGTGACCATCGCGGTCAGCGGCGCCCGCGGCGGCCACACCGTCGACTTCCGCGCCCTCGCCGGGATCGGCATCCAGCTCGTCGGCCTGACCGATGCGTACGACGACGGCGTGCTCACCTTCCGCGACGACCTCGCCGCCAACATCACCGCCGGCGACGCCAACTACCTCGCGCTGCTCCAGGCCGCCGACGCCTACGTCGAGCGCAACGGCCTCGACCTCCCCGAGGAGCCGCAGGCCCACATCCTCGGCCCGGACCCCGAGGCCGCGCTGGACCCGCTGCTCGCCGTGGACCTCGCCGAGGCCGGCATCACCTCGATCGTGTGGGCCACCGGCTTCGCGCTCGACTACGGCTGGCTGCAGGTCGACGCCTTCGACGAGACCGGCAGGCCCGCCCACCGGCGCGGCGTCTCCTCGGAGCCCGGCGTGTACTTCCTCGGCCTGCCCTGGCTCTCCCGCCGCGGCTCGAGCTTCATCTGGGGCGTGTGGCACGACGCGAAGCACATCGCCGGCCACATCGCCACGCAGCGCAGCTATCTCACCTACGACAGCTGA